TGAGCTCTGCCTACATCTACGCCATGTACAACGTGTCCAATGTAGTGCTCTGTCTCATGGATATTGTGGACTTCTTGTTACCGGTTCGTCAACTCCCATTTGTCAATTGCTCCCAAACAGCCACTAATACCTCCACAGACTGCGAAGATCCTCAAATACTCCAAGTTCGAATCAGCCTGCAACGTTGGCTTTGGCCTTTTCATGGGCACATGGTTCATTACCCGACACCTCATCTACCCCATAGTGTGCTGGTCGGTTTATTATGATCTTCCCCGCGAACTCACGTATGGCTGCTACACCGGCTCGACAAGCGAGTTCATCTCAGGGGAGGCCCCGAATGCCTTTGCATACATGCTCGGACCGTACTTCAGCTTGGACAACCCCATCTGCTTCAACCCCACTCTCAAATGGATGTTCTTGTCCCTGCTGTTGTTTATCGAGGGACTATCCATTGTATGGTTCAGCATGATTGTCCGTGTCGCCTACAGTGTGGTTTGTGGTGGCAACGCCGAAGACACCCGTagtgacgaggaagatgaataCGAAACTGAAGTGGGAGACCAGACCGCATCCCACGTTCCAGCACACTTGACTGCTAAGGAAATTGCCCCTACTGACCAACTCGAAACCGGAAACGCCCCGGGCTTGGATCGTCGGCGGTCCAATGGCACTGCCTCGGTGCGCGCGCGGGGCCGCGGTCGTGTTCCTTTCGATCCGAGTGATCGAAAAGCTCTCTTGGGCCGCATTGGATGTGAAAAGCCTACGTGAACGTCTGCTTTCcatttgttgtttttttgtCTTGACTAAATTTGATGACCATTTCGAGTTGCTCCCTAGCATGCCATGCCTCTGTCCACTTACCCTATGCCGCGATGTCTATTTTCCTGGAGACGGTGTCGAATGGCCAGTGCTGGCAATGTAATGAAGTGTCCGAATTACGATGAACTGCGATTTCCAGGGTTGTTTGCGGCACATCGTTTTGTTTGCTTGCCGGGTCTTATATCCACCTTTTTTTGTTTGGTTTTTTTCACATTCATAGTCCATGTTGTGTAGCCACTTTCCGGCTGGCGTCGGGGAGGTTTCCTGATACGATTTTTGTTGCCGTGATAATCTCTACGGACTTGGAGTTTCGTTCTAGAGATCCACACAATCATGCCCAGTGGAAGCATTTGGCCTTGTACATGTATCATAGAGCCCTATCCGATCTGGACTTGTAGATTTCCCCTTGGATGAATACGGGATCTAGCATTGCCTTTGATCCCACATCCGTTGTCCATCACCTTCGCTTAACAACACCCAACGTAGACCATTTTGCCTAGTGATGAACATAGCCCCGAAGTGGTGGTGGCTCTTGAGTCCCATCGTACCCATACAGTAACACATCAAGCACCCCAACCACATTCGACACAGCCTCCATCCCCAAAACATCGTCCACATCCAAGCCAGGTGCAAGCGACTCCCCACAaacagcatcaagatcaatcCTCTCCAACCGCCCAGGCCCTTCATGAACCAAAGCATCAACAAACAAAGCATAAGCCAATGGATTAACCAACATAGCCGAATGCGAATATGGCCCCCCAGCAGCACGCCCCGCACAAGCAACCTGGACCTGCACGTTCGACACCCCAACCCCGCGCATATCCCCCAGCGCCGCAGAAGCCTCCCCACCACTCTGCGGCTGAATGATAAAGTCACTCCCAGAGTACACGCTCGTCGTTGGCACGAACGCCGAATCCCCACCCTCACCACGCAGAGCCCGAATAAACATCGTGTCATACCCCTGCTGTTGCACAGCCGGCGAACAAAACGGTTTAACGTGTACACACAGCGTCGCAAGCCGCGTCCCGTGGAAATCACCACTTACAGCCATGAAATCGCTTACCGCTGCTCGTGTCGACGGCCAGTATTTCAGCGCCCATTGCACGTCTAAACTACCTTGCGACCAGCTTAGCAGTTGAAGTAGTAGGTGCTGCCGGCTGGATCTGCGGTTCCTGGGACTAGGAGGACGGGGATTTTGTTGTTTTTTCCCATAGGAGAATGTTGAGGGAATGTGGATTGCGCCGCGGAGGACTTTTTCGGGGATGTCGTAGGGTGCGTCCCAGAAAGATCTTGTTGGGTGGATTCGTGGACTTGGGTCTTTTCTGTTGTTGTTGGCTATAGAGTTTATTTCGTGGTTTGTTATGCCGTTGAGGATATCAATAACATTGGTTGGGACTAGACCGAGGGATACTATGTCGATGGCATATTGAAGGATTGTTCGATTGTTGTTGTGTGAACTTGAGGAATGGATCAAGAGGCTTTCTTCGATCGTTGAGACGGGCTTGATTTTGCCTGCTGCGACATCTGATATCTTGGCTTCCAGCCGAGATAGCTCTTGGTATATGCCCATGTCGAAGGGGGCACGACTTGTGGATGTGTTGAATAACTTGCTAAAGATTTCCGGGACCTCTTGAGCTTCTTTCGATGTATACGAaggcactggctttcctAACGTTGCTGGTAAGAAGAAAACAAACCGAAACACTTGATGGTACCGCATAGTTTTATATTTTGCTTCTTGATTAGAGCTAAACATCTATTTATGGGGCTTGAGCTGGTCAATGCTGATATCTTATAAACAAAAGGATATTCAATCGGAGCTCAATCAACCTGCACTTTTTTCCATCTCCGATGGCTTGTTAGATTTGAGTTTTTCAAAGCATGATAACGCACCGAAGATCTTATGAAACAGTTAATAGTAAACTCACGGAGCTCTATAAAGCTTTAGGGCCATCCCCTGCTTCTCATGCTCGGTCGCTCTGATGGAGTCTGAACACCGGAGTTTCTTCCGTGTCTGTGTTTCCCGAGATGAACATAAATCAGCCCGCGGAGGGTCTGCTGCAACCCAAATCTGGAAAAAAGGATGACACTTCACACCATCCAACACACCAGTTTCCCGAACCACGATGTAAGGCGGAAGGAATTATAGCCAATAAGAGATTATATTCATCGCAAGTATATCTTACAGCGGGACTCATTCCTGATGTGTCTCATTGATTCCACCCAGCTTTCGATCCGGATCATCACGCTAAGTGGAATATCCGAACTGAGACTTTTGTTTATGTTTCTGACACGTCAGGAAATTTAGGTTAATTCCTCCTACGAAAGATATCGTCCGACCTCGGATTGGGTTTCCACCACGACCGACCATCGTTCTAGCCGCTGCCACGGACCCACCTCTTAACTGCTTTTGGTTAAGATCGGAGGTAATTGAGTTATCTGATCCGAAACTTGCTGAGTAACTTGGAAACGGGCATGGGCTGAGAaatggaagaggaagataaGCCAAGATTCTTGTATTTGAATGGTTTTGGCTACTTTGTCCAATTTACGACCGAGTCTTTCGATCTCACGTTACGTTGCTAGCGGTGACGAACATAGAATTTGAGAGTTGCGTAGTTTTCACCTCAACACTTAGGCAGCCCATTTTTTGCTAGCATCTGGATATGTTGGGCTTATAGTGACGACCACATGATTTTCATTCTTAAAGCCATCAATGGTTGTCTAACCGCTTTGGTCTTCAAGCAGCAGAAGAACCTGGAGTTTTGCAGTGATGGCTTCTATGCCGAATACGGTCTATCAGATCGTGACATGCTAGAGAGCGAGTCTGGTCATAATTAATATGTGAATGCGCTCAACTGCTAGTTCTTCTAACTCACAGTCCTTTTCTCTGATTGTTGGTGTGAAAACGTAGGGGTCTTCTTCGGCGAAAAGTGGGAGGACTGGAATCCAATTTCTGATCCCCACTTGCGGCCTCACACTAGATCCTTATGCTTGTTCAACCCCTTTTGAGAAAAATTACAGCTCATGAAGAAATCGAGCGATGTCTTCGCGCTGAGCCCGAGCGTGATCGCAATCAGCTTGAAACTGTAGGCGCTCGGCCTTCAAATCCTCCATGAAAGCCTCCGCCTTTTCAATTTCCGAGTTGACATGGCAGCTGTCTTGCTCAGTGAGATCCTGAAACAGTAAAAGACGAATTTTGATTTGGGTGTCGTTCGAAGCGTTAATATTGACCTGGAGGGCCTCTTGAAGACGATCCTCACGACAAGTCATCATCGTATCTCGCTCAATCAACTCCGCTTCTTGATCTTCCTGGAAATTACCACACATAAATTAGCACTAATGTGGAAGCGATTGATTTGTGAGAGTTATCTAAAGAATTGCTTGGTGTATCATAGGTACCCTATTCATCTTAGGAGATCAGATTTGATACAAAACTGAGCCGAGGTTGGAAATGgaagaatcaagaaaatcTGAAGGGTTTGAAGAAGTGAGAAATTTTGGTTTGatagaaaaaagagaagaaaggtgGCAGTGGCAAGCTTATAGGAATGGCCCTGCCATCAACTTAAGGCTCTTGAACTGTTTGGCTAGGGGTTGATTCCTTATTTGCGGTAAAGAACAGATAATTCTATCGCAAAAGAAAATTTGAGATTCACGGAATTTTCACAACACTTAGCTTGTCGCATCAGTTCTTTATGGTCTATCCTACCGTGCCGTGAATTTAAGAGCGACGCCATCTAGAAGTATGTAGGATATGCCATGTTTTCGACCGTAGGAACAAGGCGAGACAGGCTTTTTTCCCTCGCGGCATTTGATTGAACGTTTGGGTTACGATGCTGATGAGCCTAATGTGATAGGCAAGTCGTTGAATTTTAAACCATCCTAGAAGTCGATTTGCTCTTTTAAAGCATTTTTGACAGATGGTCATCATCAGAAGACGCATTAGAGGCAGCCAGACGTTCAAGTTAGGTTCATAGCAGTCCGGTGACAACTTTTCGCGGCACATAAAATCGACTATTACGGCGGCCGAACGCGCTTTAAAAGGAAAGGGCCCGAAGCAGTCTATCCGTAGTACTAACCAGTTTCAAGTTTTCTGATTGAAGTTGAACGTCGCGAGAGGAGGCTAGGGTAGCCTAGGGCT
Above is a genomic segment from Penicillium digitatum chromosome 3, complete sequence containing:
- a CDS encoding Lipase, putative — protein: MGIYQELSRLEAKISDVAAGKIKPVSTIEESLLIHSSSSHNNNRTILQYAIDIVSLGLVPTNVIDILNGITNHEINSIANNNRKDPSPRIHPTRSFWDAPYDIPEKVLRGAIHIPSTFSYGKKQQNPRPPSPRNRRSSRQHLLLQLLSWSQGSLDVQWALKYWPSTRAAVSDFMAVSGDFHGTRLATLCVHVKPFCSPAVQQQGYDTMFIRALRGEGGDSAFVPTTSVYSGSDFIIQPQSGGEASAALGDMRGVGVSNVQVQVACAGRAAGGPYSHSAMLVNPLAYALFVDALVHEGPGRLERIDLDAVCGESLAPGLDVDDVLGMEAVSNVVGVLDVLLYGYDGTQEPPPLRGYVHH
- a CDS encoding Longevity-assurance protein (LAC1), putative, with the protein product MADTVVPSQPLPELKGRNAYVSSPSGIRPAKETTFREWVVANQIGISLTTLSMLLALHNLYPSLRPYTQPFFQLSYYNEPSNSYVQGWDDIYFVTSAAIAITGIRAIAIEWFMQPLARACGLKRKQSVRIAEQGWQAMYYSFIWGVGLYLWKTSYYWGDFAAMWSRWPVRPLSGLMKWYLLVELAFLVQQIFVIHVEERRKDHVQMLSHHIVTSALLSSAYIYAMYNVSNVVLCLMDIVDFLLPTAKILKYSKFESACNVGFGLFMGTWFITRHLIYPIVCWSVYYDLPRELTYGCYTGSTSEFISGEAPNAFAYMLGPYFSLDNPICFNPTLKWMFLSLLLFIEGLSIVWFSMIVRVAYSVVCGGNAEDTRSDEEDEYETEVGDQTASHVPAHLTAKEIAPTDQLETGNAPGLDRRRSNGTASVRARGRGRVPFDPSDRKALLGRIGCEKPT